The following proteins are encoded in a genomic region of Triticum dicoccoides isolate Atlit2015 ecotype Zavitan chromosome 1B, WEW_v2.0, whole genome shotgun sequence:
- the LOC119348929 gene encoding single-stranded DNA-binding protein, mitochondrial-like — MGSVGTGLLKGLRRVLEKQRKPVDLCRTSRAWSSTFSFSDIDEKDDMGDDGDLKDSRRELEPQSVDPKKGWGFRGVHRAIICGKVGQAPVQKILRNGRTITIFTIGTGGMFDQRVIGSADTPKPAQWHRIAVHSEHLGAYAVQKLVKNSAVYIEGEIETRVYNDGIDGQVRNIPEICIRGDGKIRLVKSGESAASISLDELRDELF, encoded by the exons ATGGGTTCTGTTGGCACTGGATTGCTGAAGGGCTTGAGGAGAGTCTTAGAGAAGCAAAGGAAACCAGTTG ATTTATGCAGAACATCACGAGCTTGGAGTTCTACATTTTCTTTCTCCGATATTGATGAGAAGGATGACATGGGTGATGATGGCGATTTGAAAGATTCAAGGAGAGAGTTAGAACCCCAAAGCGTGGACCCCAAGAAGGGCTGGGGATTCCGTGGCGTTCATAGG GCTATAATATGTGGTAAAGTTGGACAAGCGCCTGTGCAGAAAATTTTACGTAATGGGCGGACGATAACTATATTTACTATTGGAACTGGTGGCATGTTTGACCAGAGGGTAATTGGGTCTGCGGATACACCAAAGCCGGCTCAGTGGCATCGAATAGCTGTTCATAGCGAGCATCTAGGTGCTTATGCTGTTCAGAAGTTGGTGAAAAA CTCTGCGGTATATATCGAGGGTGAAATCGAAACCAGGGTCTACAATGACGGCATTGATGGTCAAGTCAGGAATATACCGGAGATCTGTATTCGGGGTGATG GTAAGATTCGACTGGTTAAATCTGGGGAGAGTGCTGCTAGCATATCACTAGATGAGCTGA GAGACGAATTGTTCTAG
- the LOC119348930 gene encoding general transcription factor IIF subunit 2-like — MGDEAKYLETARADRSVWLMKCPPVVSQAWQGASSSSGDANPNPVVAKVVLSLDPLSSAEPSLQFKMEMSQTSVASTCNLPKSYSLNMFKDFVPMCVFSETNQGKLSCEGKVEHKFDMEPHKDNLLNYAKLCRERTQKSMVKTRKVQVLDNDHGMSMRPMPGMVGLISSSSKEKRKPTPTKPSDVKRTRRDRRELENIIFKLFEKQPNWALKALVQETDQPEQFLKEILNDLCMYNKRGPNQGTHELKPEYKKSSEDAAGAAP; from the exons ATGGGCGACGAGGCAAAGTACCTGGAGACGGCGCGGGCGGACCGCTCCGTGTGGCTCATGAAGTGCCCCCCCGTCGTCTCCCAGGCCTGgcagggcgcctcctcctcctccggcgatgcTAACCCTAACCCGGTCGTCGCCAAGGTCGTGCTGTCCCTCGACCCCCTCAGCTCCGCCGAGCCCTCCCTCCAG TTCAAGATGGAGATGTCTCAAACTAGTGTAGCCAGCACTTGCAATCTACCAAAGAGTTACTCCTTGAACATGTTCAAGGATTTTGTACCCATGTGTGTTTTCTCTGAGACTAATCAGG GAAAACTCTCATGTGAAGGAAAAGTCGAGCATAAATTCGACATGGAACCTCACAAGGATAACTTATTAAACTACGCGAAGTTATGCCGTGAAAGAACACAAAAGTCGATGGTTAAAACTAGAAAAGTGCAG GTACTTGATAATGACCATGGAATGAGCATGAGACCCATGCCTGGCATGGTTGGTCTGATATCTTCTAGTTCCAAG GAGAAGAGGAAGCCGACGCCAACCAAACCATCGGATGTCAAAAGGACACGTAGGGATCGTCGGGAACTGGAAAACATTATCTTCAAGCTTTTCGAAAAGCAGCCTAACTGGGCACTGAAGGCTCTAGTGCAAGAGACTGACCAGCCAGAG CAATTCCTCAAGGAGATATTGAACGACCTCTGTATGTACAACAAGCGAGGGCCGAACCAGGGCACGCACGAGCTCAAGCCCGAGTACAAGAAGTCGTCGGAGGACGCCGCCGGTGCTGCTCCGTGA